From Panicum hallii strain FIL2 chromosome 2, PHallii_v3.1, whole genome shotgun sequence, a single genomic window includes:
- the LOC112881447 gene encoding L-type lectin-domain containing receptor kinase S.4-like has product MAAATSGLLAFLCLYCFFMLCIHAPCASSTSFSFNFSDTSKDPCANGLKCFGDAKFTSSVGSFSFSGSGVVVKVNTTASPLLLLLLVSLPGKGSQSACHPASSTDGNRMIPWAPLPLPLEQGIYGGVPRVGELVPSYSFGTNKSLDGGFFRYGSSLTLPNIQEPLNVNDDHLEKLWDCLLRHHVTPHISHHRCGCQAPIHFHSAIIDTDPYVRTGHQNDSSRREAFPIPIRSNRTRRHERPHGVILRGHRKLLQDHDSSVRSKRDLPRRRRRQVQLREERVVGTAATTRIAVGLALFGLLCTVAGLVLWCVRKKLEDEEPIIQQSELCPSSGPRRYSHRELAAATGRFAEEERIGRGGFGPVYRGFLADQDRRVAIKVMSQGSSTQAQGTREFQAEVKVMTRLRHRSIVQLLGWCDGPEALMLVYEFLPNASLDKHLHGPERLLTWPDRYKIALGVGSAILYLHTECEQCILHGDIKPANILLDQSCNPKLGDFGLARLVDHEADSRTTQVVAGTPGYMDPGFVSTQRPSAESDIFSFGVVLLEIACGRRPTTRPNGAPVLLNWVRDMYTRDSILAAADRRLDGEFDDQQMRRVLVAGLWCAHHDQSQRPSIAQAMDLLQREDAELPVLDPVMHSSPEAVRSLEEIAYGDFSAEDSVSENSSAHTAYHTSTDSSCLLE; this is encoded by the exons ATGGCTGCCGCAACCTCCGGCCTCCTCGCTTTCCTCTGCCTCTACTGCTTCTTCATGCTCTGCATCCACGCACCATGTGCCTCCTCAACTTCCTTCAGCTTCAACTTTTCAGATACCAGCAAGGACCCCTGCGCCAACGGTCTCAAGTGCTTTGGGGACGCAAAGTTCACTAGCTCCGTCGGCAGTTTCAGTTTCAGTGGCTCCGGCGTCGTCGTCAAGGTCAACACCACTGCTTCACCGCTGCTTCTGCTGCTACTCGTCTCGCTTCCTGGCAAAGGCTCCCAATCGGCGTGCCATCCGGCGAGCTCCACGGACGGGAATCGCATGATTCCCTGGGcaccgctgccgctgccgctggaGCAGGGGATCTACGGCGGCGTACCCCGAGTCGGAGAGTTAGTTCCCTCTTACTCATTTGGTACAAACAAATCCCTTGACGGTGGTTTCTTTAGGTATGGAAGTAGCCTGACGCTCCCCAACATTCAAGAACCACTTAACGTTAACGACGACCATCTGGAAAAACTATGGGACTGTTTGCTACGCCACCACGTCACGCCACACATTTCGCACCACAGATGTGGCTGCCAAGCGCCCATACATTTTCACTCCGCAATTATCGATACCGACCCATACGTCAGAACTGGGCATCAAAATGACAGTTCCAGGAGAGAAGCATTTCCTATTCCTATCCGTAGCAATAGGACTCGAAGGCACGAAAGACCACACGGTGTGATCCTTCGTGGACACAGAAAATTGCTGCAGGATCATGACAGCTCTGTAAGATCGAAGCGAGACCTGCCTCGTCGCCGACGCCGACAGGTACAGCTCCGAGAGGAGCGCGTGGTCGGAACGGCGGCCACGACCAGAATTGCGGTTGGTTTGGCTCTGTTTGGATTGCTTTGCACGGTTGCAGGGCTCGTGCTCTGGTGCGTGCGTAAGAAGTTGGAAGATGAGGAGCCCATCATCCAGCAGAGTGAACTCTGCCCCTCGTCGGGGCCTAGACGCTACAGCCACCGTGAGCTAGCCGCCGCGACGGGTAGGTTCGCGGAGGAGGAAAGGATTGGTAGAGGAGGGTTCGGGCCCGTGTACCGAGGCTTCCTGGCTGACCAGGACCGCCGCGTGGCCATCAAGGTGATGTCGCAGGGGTCGTCCACGCAAGCGCAGGGGACGAGGGAGTTCCAGGCCGAGGTGAAGGTCATGACGAGGCTGAGGCACCGGAGCATTGTCCAGCTGCTCGGATGGTGCGATGGTCCGGAAGCCCTCATGCTTGTCTATGAGTTCCTGCCCAACGCCAGCCTCGACAAGCATCTCCACGGTCCAGAGAGGCTGCTAACTTGGCCGGACAG GTACAAGATTGCTCTCGGTGTGGGCTCGGCCATACTGTACCTCCACACGGAGTGCGAGCAGTGCATCCTGCACGGGGACATCAAGCCCGCGAACATCTTGCTCGACCAGTCCTGCAACCCCAAGCTCGGGGACTTCGGCTTGGCGAGGCTCGTCGACCACGAAGCTGACTCGCGTACAACGCAAGTCGTGGCAGGGACACCTGGATATATGGATCCAGGGTTCGTCAGCACCCAGCGGCCGTCTGCGGAGTCTGACATCTTCAGCTTCGGTGTTGTCCTTCTGGAGATCGCCTGCGGCAGGCGGCCGACCACACGACCGAACGGAGCTCCGGTGCTGCTGAATTGGGTCCGTGACATGTACACCAGGGATTCCATTCTTGCAGCGGCAGATCGGCGGCTGGATGGCGAGTTCGACGACCAGCAGATGAGGCGAGTGCTCGTCGCGGGCCTTTGGTGCGCGCATCACGACCAGAGCCAGCGACCGTCGATCGCGCAGGCCATGGATCTCCTTCAACGTGAAGACGCCGAGCTACCCGTCCTTGATCCAGTCATGCATAGTAGTCCTGAAGCGGTTCGTTCCCTGGAAGAAATAGCTTACGGTGATTTCTCAGCAGAGGACTCTGTTTCTGAGAATTCATCCGCTCACACTGCATACCACACTTCCACGGATTCTAGTTGTCTTCTAGAATGA